The following coding sequences are from one Rattus rattus isolate New Zealand chromosome 11, Rrattus_CSIRO_v1, whole genome shotgun sequence window:
- the Pcdh7 gene encoding protocadherin-7 isoform X4: protein MLRMRTTGWARGWCLGCCLLLPLCFSLAAAKQLLRYRLAEEGPADVRIGNVASDLGIVTGSGEVTFSLESGSEYLKIDNLTGELSTSERRIDREKLPQCQMIFDENECFLDFEVSVIGPSQSWVDLFEGRVIVLDINDNTPTFPSPVLTLTVEENRPVGTLYLLPTATDRDFGRNGIERYELLQEPGGGGGGGEGRRLGPADSAPYPGGGGNSASGGGSGGSKRRLDAPEGGGGTGPSGRSSVFELQVADTPDGEKQPQLIVKGALDREQRDSYELTLRVRDGGDPPRSSQAILRVLITDVNDNSPRFEKSVYEADLAENSAPGTPILQLRATDLDVGVNGQIEYVFGAATESVRRLLRLDETSGWLSVLHRIDREEVNQLRFTVMARDRGQPPKTDKATVVLNIKDENDNVPSIEIRKIGRIPLKDGVANVAEDVLVDTPIALVQVSDRDQGENGVVTCTVVGDVPFQLKPASDTEGDQNKKKYFLHTSAPLDYETTREFNVVIVAVDSGSPSLSSNNSLVVKVGDTNDNPPVFGQSVVEVYFPENNIPGERVATVLATDADSGKNAEIAYSLDSSVMGTFAIDPDSGDILVNTVLDREQTDRYEFKVNAKDKGIPVLQGSTTVIVQVADKNDNDPKFMQDVFTFYVKENLQPNSPVGMVTVMDADKGRNAEMSLYIEENSNIFSIENDTGTIYSTMSFDREHQTTYTFRVKAVDGGDPPRSATATVSLFVMDENDNAPTVTLPRNISYTLLPPSSNVRTVVATVLATDSDDGINADLNYSIVGGNPFKLFEIDSTSGVVSLVGKLTQKHYGLHRLVVQVNDSGQPSQSTTTLVHVFVNESVSNATVIDSQIVRSLHTPLTQDIAGDPSYEISKQRLSIVIGVVAGIMTVILIILIVMMARYCRSKSKNGYEAGKKDHEDFFTPQQHDKSKKPKKDKKNKKSKQPLYSSIVTVEASKPNGQRYDSVNEKLSDSPSMGRYRSVNGGPGSPDLARHYKSSSPLPTVQLHPQSPTAGKKHQAVQDLPPANTFVGAGDNISIGSDHCSEYSCQTSNKYSKQPFRRVTFSVVSQPQDPHQGSLQSCYDSGLEESETPSSKSSSGPRLGALPLPEDNYERTTPDGSVGEAEHMENGVAAITTFPFLPFPHGKTHGRRVLLRPLH, encoded by the coding sequence ATGCTGAGGATGCGGACCACGGGATGGGCGCGCGGCTGGTGCTTGGGCTGTTGTCTCCTTCTGCCGCTCTGCTTCAGCCTGGCTGCCGCCAAGCAGCTGCTCCGGTACCGGCTGGCTGAGGAGGGCCCCGCCGACGTGCGGATCGGCAATGTGGCCTCGGACCTGGGCATCGTGACCGGTTCTGGTGAGGTGACTTTCAGCCTTGAGTCTGGCTCTGAGTATCTGAAGATTGACAACCTCACCGGCGAGCTGAGCACCAGCGAGCGGCGCATCGACCGAGAGAAGCTGCCCCAATGTCAGATGATCTTCGACGAGAACGAATGTTTCCTGGACTTCGAGGTGTCGGTGATAGGGCCCTCGCAGAGCTGGGTGGACCTGTTTGAGGGTCGGGTCATCGTGCTGGACATCAACGATAACACGCCCACCTTCCCGTCGCCGGTGCTCACGCTCACGGTGGAGGAGAACCGACCTGTAGGCACGCTCTACCTGCTGCCCACGGCCACCGATCGTGACTTTGGTCGCAACGGCATTGAGCGCTACGAGCTGCTCCAGGAGCCCGggggtggtggcggcggcggcgaggGAAGGCGCTTGGGGCCGGCGGACAGCGCCCCCTACCCAGGGGGCGGCGGGAACAGCGCGAGCGGCGGCGGCTCTGGGGGATCCAAGCGGCGGCTGGACGCGCCTGAGGGTGGCGGTGGGACTGGTCCTAGTGGCCGAAGCAGTGTGTTCGAGCTGCAGGTGGCGGACACTCCAGACGGCGAGAAACAACCGCAGCTGATAGTGAAGGGGGCGCTGGACCGGGAGCAGAGAGATTCCTATGAACTGACCCTCCGAGTGCGCGATGGGGGCGACCCACCTCGGTCCTCTCAGGCCATCTTGCGGGTGCTCATCACCGACGTGAATGACAACAGCCCTCGCTTCGAGAAGAGCGTGTATGAGGCTGACCTGGCTGAGAACAGCGCTCCCGGCACCCCCATCCTACAGTTGCGCGCCACCGATTTGGACGTAGGGGTCAATGGACAGATAGAGTATGTATTTGGGGCGGCCACCGAGTCGGTGAGACGGCTACTGCGTCTGGATGAAACATCGGGCTGGCTCAGTGTCTTACACCGTATCGACCGCGAGGAAGTGAATCAGTTGAGATTCACAGTAATGGCCCGTGACCGCGGGCAGCCCCCCAAGACCGATAAGGCCACCGTGGTCCTCAATATCAAAGATGAGAACGACAACGTTCCCTCCATCGAAATCCGCAAGATAGGGCGCATCCCGCTTAAGGACGGGGTGGCCAACGTGGCCGAAGACGTCCTGGTGGACACCCCCATCGCCCTGGTACAGGTGTCCGACCGAGACCAAGGCGAGAACGGGGTAGTCACCTGTACCGTGGTAGGAGATGTGCCTTTTCAGCTTAAGCCAGCCAGCGACACCGAGGGAGATCAGAACAAGAAAAAGTACTTCCTGCACACATCAGCCCCACTGGACTATGAGACCACCCGGGAGTTTAACGTGGTCATAGTAGCTGTGGACTCCGGCAGTCCCAGCCTCTCCAGCAACAATTCCTTGGTGGTCAAGGTGGGGGACACCAACGACAACCCTCCTGTCTTTGGCCAGTCGGTGGTCGAGGTTTACTTTCCAGAAAACAACATTCCCGGGGAGAGGGTAGCCACGGTGCTGGCGACAGACGCTGACAGCGGGAAGAATGCAGAGATAGCCTACTCGCTGGACTCTTCAGTGATGGGGACCTTTGCCATCGATCCCGATTCTGGGGACATCCTGGTCAATACAGTATTGGACCGGGAGCAGACTGACAGGTATGAGTTTAAAGTTAATGCCAAAGACAAAGGCATTCCTGTGCTGCAAGGCAGCACCACGGTGATTGTACAGGTGGCTGATAAAAATGACAACGACCCTAAGTTTATGCAGGATGTCTTTACCTTTTATGTGAAGGAAAACTTGCAGCCCAACAGCCCTGTGGGTATGGTCACCGTGATGGATGCTGACAAGGGACGGAATGCAGAGATGAGTCTGTACATAGAGGAGAACAGTAACATTTTTTCTATTGAAAATGACACAGGGACCATTTACTCCACGATGTCTTTTGACAGGGAACATCAGACAACATACACTTTCAGAGTGAAGGCAGTGGATGGGGGAGATCCTCCCAGGTCGGCCACGGCCACAGTCTCTCTCTTTGTGATGGATGAAAATGACAATGCTCCCACAGTTACCCTTCCCAGAAATATTTCCTACACGTTGCTGCCACCTTCAAGTAATGTCAGGACAGTAGTAGCGACAGTGCTGGCAACAGACAGCGACGATGGCATCAATGCGGACTTGAACTATAGCATTGTGGGAGGGAATCCTTTCAAGCTGTTTGAGATTGATTCCACCAGTGGTGTGGTTTCCTTAGTGGGAAAACTCACCCAAAAGCATTACGGCTTGCACAGGCTGGTTGTGCAAGTGAATGACAGCGGCCAGCCTTCCCAGTCCACTACGACTTTGGTGCATGTGTTTGTCAATGAAAGTGTTTCCAATGCAACTGTGATTGACTCTCAGATAGTCCGAAGTCTGCACACCCCACTTACCCAGGATATAGCTGGTGACCCAAGCTATGAAATTAGCAAACAGAGACTCAGTATTGTCATTGGGGTGGTGGCTGGCATTATGACTGTGATTCTAATCATTTTAATTGTCATGATGGCAAGATACTGCAGGTCCAAAAGCAAAAATGGCTATGAGGCTGGCAAAAAAGACCATGAGGACTTTTTTACACCCCAGCAGCATGACAAATCTAAGAAGCctaaaaaggacaagaaaaacaaaaaatctaaacAGCCACTCTACAGCAGCATCGTCACTGTTGAAGCTTCTAAACCGAATGGACAGAGGTATGACAGTGTCAATGAGAAGCTGTCAGACAGCCCAAGCATGGGCCGATACCGATCTGTTAATGGTGGGCCTGGCAGTCCAGACCTGGCAAGGCATTACAAATCCAGTTCCCCGCTGCCTACTGTCCAGCTTCACCCCCAGTCACCAACTGCAGGGAAAAAACATCAAGCTGTACAAGATCTACCACCAGCTAACACATTTGTGGGAGCAGGAGACAACATTTCAATTGGATCAGATCACTGCTCTGAGTACAGCTGTCAAACCAGTAACAAGTACAGCAAACAG
- the Pcdh7 gene encoding protocadherin-7 isoform X7 produces MLRMRTTGWARGWCLGCCLLLPLCFSLAAAKQLLRYRLAEEGPADVRIGNVASDLGIVTGSGEVTFSLESGSEYLKIDNLTGELSTSERRIDREKLPQCQMIFDENECFLDFEVSVIGPSQSWVDLFEGRVIVLDINDNTPTFPSPVLTLTVEENRPVGTLYLLPTATDRDFGRNGIERYELLQEPGGGGGGGEGRRLGPADSAPYPGGGGNSASGGGSGGSKRRLDAPEGGGGTGPSGRSSVFELQVADTPDGEKQPQLIVKGALDREQRDSYELTLRVRDGGDPPRSSQAILRVLITDVNDNSPRFEKSVYEADLAENSAPGTPILQLRATDLDVGVNGQIEYVFGAATESVRRLLRLDETSGWLSVLHRIDREEVNQLRFTVMARDRGQPPKTDKATVVLNIKDENDNVPSIEIRKIGRIPLKDGVANVAEDVLVDTPIALVQVSDRDQGENGVVTCTVVGDVPFQLKPASDTEGDQNKKKYFLHTSAPLDYETTREFNVVIVAVDSGSPSLSSNNSLVVKVGDTNDNPPVFGQSVVEVYFPENNIPGERVATVLATDADSGKNAEIAYSLDSSVMGTFAIDPDSGDILVNTVLDREQTDRYEFKVNAKDKGIPVLQGSTTVIVQVADKNDNDPKFMQDVFTFYVKENLQPNSPVGMVTVMDADKGRNAEMSLYIEENSNIFSIENDTGTIYSTMSFDREHQTTYTFRVKAVDGGDPPRSATATVSLFVMDENDNAPTVTLPRNISYTLLPPSSNVRTVVATVLATDSDDGINADLNYSIVGGNPFKLFEIDSTSGVVSLVGKLTQKHYGLHRLVVQVNDSGQPSQSTTTLVHVFVNESVSNATVIDSQIVRSLHTPLTQDIAGDPSYEISKQRLSIVIGVVAGIMTVILIILIVMMARYCRSKSKNGYEAGKKDHEDFFTPQQHDKSKKPKKDKKNKKSKQPLYSSIVTVEASKPNGQRYDSVNEKLSDSPSMGRYRSVNGGPGSPDLARHYKSSSPLPTVQLHPQSPTAGKKHQAVQDLPPANTFVGAGDNISIGSDHCSEYSCQTSNKYSKQMRVHPYITVFG; encoded by the coding sequence ATGCTGAGGATGCGGACCACGGGATGGGCGCGCGGCTGGTGCTTGGGCTGTTGTCTCCTTCTGCCGCTCTGCTTCAGCCTGGCTGCCGCCAAGCAGCTGCTCCGGTACCGGCTGGCTGAGGAGGGCCCCGCCGACGTGCGGATCGGCAATGTGGCCTCGGACCTGGGCATCGTGACCGGTTCTGGTGAGGTGACTTTCAGCCTTGAGTCTGGCTCTGAGTATCTGAAGATTGACAACCTCACCGGCGAGCTGAGCACCAGCGAGCGGCGCATCGACCGAGAGAAGCTGCCCCAATGTCAGATGATCTTCGACGAGAACGAATGTTTCCTGGACTTCGAGGTGTCGGTGATAGGGCCCTCGCAGAGCTGGGTGGACCTGTTTGAGGGTCGGGTCATCGTGCTGGACATCAACGATAACACGCCCACCTTCCCGTCGCCGGTGCTCACGCTCACGGTGGAGGAGAACCGACCTGTAGGCACGCTCTACCTGCTGCCCACGGCCACCGATCGTGACTTTGGTCGCAACGGCATTGAGCGCTACGAGCTGCTCCAGGAGCCCGggggtggtggcggcggcggcgaggGAAGGCGCTTGGGGCCGGCGGACAGCGCCCCCTACCCAGGGGGCGGCGGGAACAGCGCGAGCGGCGGCGGCTCTGGGGGATCCAAGCGGCGGCTGGACGCGCCTGAGGGTGGCGGTGGGACTGGTCCTAGTGGCCGAAGCAGTGTGTTCGAGCTGCAGGTGGCGGACACTCCAGACGGCGAGAAACAACCGCAGCTGATAGTGAAGGGGGCGCTGGACCGGGAGCAGAGAGATTCCTATGAACTGACCCTCCGAGTGCGCGATGGGGGCGACCCACCTCGGTCCTCTCAGGCCATCTTGCGGGTGCTCATCACCGACGTGAATGACAACAGCCCTCGCTTCGAGAAGAGCGTGTATGAGGCTGACCTGGCTGAGAACAGCGCTCCCGGCACCCCCATCCTACAGTTGCGCGCCACCGATTTGGACGTAGGGGTCAATGGACAGATAGAGTATGTATTTGGGGCGGCCACCGAGTCGGTGAGACGGCTACTGCGTCTGGATGAAACATCGGGCTGGCTCAGTGTCTTACACCGTATCGACCGCGAGGAAGTGAATCAGTTGAGATTCACAGTAATGGCCCGTGACCGCGGGCAGCCCCCCAAGACCGATAAGGCCACCGTGGTCCTCAATATCAAAGATGAGAACGACAACGTTCCCTCCATCGAAATCCGCAAGATAGGGCGCATCCCGCTTAAGGACGGGGTGGCCAACGTGGCCGAAGACGTCCTGGTGGACACCCCCATCGCCCTGGTACAGGTGTCCGACCGAGACCAAGGCGAGAACGGGGTAGTCACCTGTACCGTGGTAGGAGATGTGCCTTTTCAGCTTAAGCCAGCCAGCGACACCGAGGGAGATCAGAACAAGAAAAAGTACTTCCTGCACACATCAGCCCCACTGGACTATGAGACCACCCGGGAGTTTAACGTGGTCATAGTAGCTGTGGACTCCGGCAGTCCCAGCCTCTCCAGCAACAATTCCTTGGTGGTCAAGGTGGGGGACACCAACGACAACCCTCCTGTCTTTGGCCAGTCGGTGGTCGAGGTTTACTTTCCAGAAAACAACATTCCCGGGGAGAGGGTAGCCACGGTGCTGGCGACAGACGCTGACAGCGGGAAGAATGCAGAGATAGCCTACTCGCTGGACTCTTCAGTGATGGGGACCTTTGCCATCGATCCCGATTCTGGGGACATCCTGGTCAATACAGTATTGGACCGGGAGCAGACTGACAGGTATGAGTTTAAAGTTAATGCCAAAGACAAAGGCATTCCTGTGCTGCAAGGCAGCACCACGGTGATTGTACAGGTGGCTGATAAAAATGACAACGACCCTAAGTTTATGCAGGATGTCTTTACCTTTTATGTGAAGGAAAACTTGCAGCCCAACAGCCCTGTGGGTATGGTCACCGTGATGGATGCTGACAAGGGACGGAATGCAGAGATGAGTCTGTACATAGAGGAGAACAGTAACATTTTTTCTATTGAAAATGACACAGGGACCATTTACTCCACGATGTCTTTTGACAGGGAACATCAGACAACATACACTTTCAGAGTGAAGGCAGTGGATGGGGGAGATCCTCCCAGGTCGGCCACGGCCACAGTCTCTCTCTTTGTGATGGATGAAAATGACAATGCTCCCACAGTTACCCTTCCCAGAAATATTTCCTACACGTTGCTGCCACCTTCAAGTAATGTCAGGACAGTAGTAGCGACAGTGCTGGCAACAGACAGCGACGATGGCATCAATGCGGACTTGAACTATAGCATTGTGGGAGGGAATCCTTTCAAGCTGTTTGAGATTGATTCCACCAGTGGTGTGGTTTCCTTAGTGGGAAAACTCACCCAAAAGCATTACGGCTTGCACAGGCTGGTTGTGCAAGTGAATGACAGCGGCCAGCCTTCCCAGTCCACTACGACTTTGGTGCATGTGTTTGTCAATGAAAGTGTTTCCAATGCAACTGTGATTGACTCTCAGATAGTCCGAAGTCTGCACACCCCACTTACCCAGGATATAGCTGGTGACCCAAGCTATGAAATTAGCAAACAGAGACTCAGTATTGTCATTGGGGTGGTGGCTGGCATTATGACTGTGATTCTAATCATTTTAATTGTCATGATGGCAAGATACTGCAGGTCCAAAAGCAAAAATGGCTATGAGGCTGGCAAAAAAGACCATGAGGACTTTTTTACACCCCAGCAGCATGACAAATCTAAGAAGCctaaaaaggacaagaaaaacaaaaaatctaaacAGCCACTCTACAGCAGCATCGTCACTGTTGAAGCTTCTAAACCGAATGGACAGAGGTATGACAGTGTCAATGAGAAGCTGTCAGACAGCCCAAGCATGGGCCGATACCGATCTGTTAATGGTGGGCCTGGCAGTCCAGACCTGGCAAGGCATTACAAATCCAGTTCCCCGCTGCCTACTGTCCAGCTTCACCCCCAGTCACCAACTGCAGGGAAAAAACATCAAGCTGTACAAGATCTACCACCAGCTAACACATTTGTGGGAGCAGGAGACAACATTTCAATTGGATCAGATCACTGCTCTGAGTACAGCTGTCAAACCAGTAACAAGTACAGCAAACAG
- the Pcdh7 gene encoding protocadherin-7 isoform X5 has protein sequence MLRMRTTGWARGWCLGCCLLLPLCFSLAAAKQLLRYRLAEEGPADVRIGNVASDLGIVTGSGEVTFSLESGSEYLKIDNLTGELSTSERRIDREKLPQCQMIFDENECFLDFEVSVIGPSQSWVDLFEGRVIVLDINDNTPTFPSPVLTLTVEENRPVGTLYLLPTATDRDFGRNGIERYELLQEPGGGGGGGEGRRLGPADSAPYPGGGGNSASGGGSGGSKRRLDAPEGGGGTGPSGRSSVFELQVADTPDGEKQPQLIVKGALDREQRDSYELTLRVRDGGDPPRSSQAILRVLITDVNDNSPRFEKSVYEADLAENSAPGTPILQLRATDLDVGVNGQIEYVFGAATESVRRLLRLDETSGWLSVLHRIDREEVNQLRFTVMARDRGQPPKTDKATVVLNIKDENDNVPSIEIRKIGRIPLKDGVANVAEDVLVDTPIALVQVSDRDQGENGVVTCTVVGDVPFQLKPASDTEGDQNKKKYFLHTSAPLDYETTREFNVVIVAVDSGSPSLSSNNSLVVKVGDTNDNPPVFGQSVVEVYFPENNIPGERVATVLATDADSGKNAEIAYSLDSSVMGTFAIDPDSGDILVNTVLDREQTDRYEFKVNAKDKGIPVLQGSTTVIVQVADKNDNDPKFMQDVFTFYVKENLQPNSPVGMVTVMDADKGRNAEMSLYIEENSNIFSIENDTGTIYSTMSFDREHQTTYTFRVKAVDGGDPPRSATATVSLFVMDENDNAPTVTLPRNISYTLLPPSSNVRTVVATVLATDSDDGINADLNYSIVGGNPFKLFEIDSTSGVVSLVGKLTQKHYGLHRLVVQVNDSGQPSQSTTTLVHVFVNESVSNATVIDSQIVRSLHTPLTQDIAGDPSYEISKQRLSIVIGVVAGIMTVILIILIVMMARYCRSKSKNGYEAGKKDHEDFFTPQQHDKSKKPKKDKKNKKSKQPLYSSIVTVEASKPNGQRYDSVNEKLSDSPSMGRYRSVNGGPGSPDLARHYKSSSPLPTVQLHPQSPTAGKKHQAVQDLPPANTFVGAGDNISIGSDHCSEYSCQTSNKYSKQPFRRVTFSVVSQPQDPHQGSLQSCYDSGLEESETPSSKSSSGPRLGALPLPEDNYERTTPDGSVGVAAITTFPFLPFPHGKTHGRRVLLRPLH, from the coding sequence ATGCTGAGGATGCGGACCACGGGATGGGCGCGCGGCTGGTGCTTGGGCTGTTGTCTCCTTCTGCCGCTCTGCTTCAGCCTGGCTGCCGCCAAGCAGCTGCTCCGGTACCGGCTGGCTGAGGAGGGCCCCGCCGACGTGCGGATCGGCAATGTGGCCTCGGACCTGGGCATCGTGACCGGTTCTGGTGAGGTGACTTTCAGCCTTGAGTCTGGCTCTGAGTATCTGAAGATTGACAACCTCACCGGCGAGCTGAGCACCAGCGAGCGGCGCATCGACCGAGAGAAGCTGCCCCAATGTCAGATGATCTTCGACGAGAACGAATGTTTCCTGGACTTCGAGGTGTCGGTGATAGGGCCCTCGCAGAGCTGGGTGGACCTGTTTGAGGGTCGGGTCATCGTGCTGGACATCAACGATAACACGCCCACCTTCCCGTCGCCGGTGCTCACGCTCACGGTGGAGGAGAACCGACCTGTAGGCACGCTCTACCTGCTGCCCACGGCCACCGATCGTGACTTTGGTCGCAACGGCATTGAGCGCTACGAGCTGCTCCAGGAGCCCGggggtggtggcggcggcggcgaggGAAGGCGCTTGGGGCCGGCGGACAGCGCCCCCTACCCAGGGGGCGGCGGGAACAGCGCGAGCGGCGGCGGCTCTGGGGGATCCAAGCGGCGGCTGGACGCGCCTGAGGGTGGCGGTGGGACTGGTCCTAGTGGCCGAAGCAGTGTGTTCGAGCTGCAGGTGGCGGACACTCCAGACGGCGAGAAACAACCGCAGCTGATAGTGAAGGGGGCGCTGGACCGGGAGCAGAGAGATTCCTATGAACTGACCCTCCGAGTGCGCGATGGGGGCGACCCACCTCGGTCCTCTCAGGCCATCTTGCGGGTGCTCATCACCGACGTGAATGACAACAGCCCTCGCTTCGAGAAGAGCGTGTATGAGGCTGACCTGGCTGAGAACAGCGCTCCCGGCACCCCCATCCTACAGTTGCGCGCCACCGATTTGGACGTAGGGGTCAATGGACAGATAGAGTATGTATTTGGGGCGGCCACCGAGTCGGTGAGACGGCTACTGCGTCTGGATGAAACATCGGGCTGGCTCAGTGTCTTACACCGTATCGACCGCGAGGAAGTGAATCAGTTGAGATTCACAGTAATGGCCCGTGACCGCGGGCAGCCCCCCAAGACCGATAAGGCCACCGTGGTCCTCAATATCAAAGATGAGAACGACAACGTTCCCTCCATCGAAATCCGCAAGATAGGGCGCATCCCGCTTAAGGACGGGGTGGCCAACGTGGCCGAAGACGTCCTGGTGGACACCCCCATCGCCCTGGTACAGGTGTCCGACCGAGACCAAGGCGAGAACGGGGTAGTCACCTGTACCGTGGTAGGAGATGTGCCTTTTCAGCTTAAGCCAGCCAGCGACACCGAGGGAGATCAGAACAAGAAAAAGTACTTCCTGCACACATCAGCCCCACTGGACTATGAGACCACCCGGGAGTTTAACGTGGTCATAGTAGCTGTGGACTCCGGCAGTCCCAGCCTCTCCAGCAACAATTCCTTGGTGGTCAAGGTGGGGGACACCAACGACAACCCTCCTGTCTTTGGCCAGTCGGTGGTCGAGGTTTACTTTCCAGAAAACAACATTCCCGGGGAGAGGGTAGCCACGGTGCTGGCGACAGACGCTGACAGCGGGAAGAATGCAGAGATAGCCTACTCGCTGGACTCTTCAGTGATGGGGACCTTTGCCATCGATCCCGATTCTGGGGACATCCTGGTCAATACAGTATTGGACCGGGAGCAGACTGACAGGTATGAGTTTAAAGTTAATGCCAAAGACAAAGGCATTCCTGTGCTGCAAGGCAGCACCACGGTGATTGTACAGGTGGCTGATAAAAATGACAACGACCCTAAGTTTATGCAGGATGTCTTTACCTTTTATGTGAAGGAAAACTTGCAGCCCAACAGCCCTGTGGGTATGGTCACCGTGATGGATGCTGACAAGGGACGGAATGCAGAGATGAGTCTGTACATAGAGGAGAACAGTAACATTTTTTCTATTGAAAATGACACAGGGACCATTTACTCCACGATGTCTTTTGACAGGGAACATCAGACAACATACACTTTCAGAGTGAAGGCAGTGGATGGGGGAGATCCTCCCAGGTCGGCCACGGCCACAGTCTCTCTCTTTGTGATGGATGAAAATGACAATGCTCCCACAGTTACCCTTCCCAGAAATATTTCCTACACGTTGCTGCCACCTTCAAGTAATGTCAGGACAGTAGTAGCGACAGTGCTGGCAACAGACAGCGACGATGGCATCAATGCGGACTTGAACTATAGCATTGTGGGAGGGAATCCTTTCAAGCTGTTTGAGATTGATTCCACCAGTGGTGTGGTTTCCTTAGTGGGAAAACTCACCCAAAAGCATTACGGCTTGCACAGGCTGGTTGTGCAAGTGAATGACAGCGGCCAGCCTTCCCAGTCCACTACGACTTTGGTGCATGTGTTTGTCAATGAAAGTGTTTCCAATGCAACTGTGATTGACTCTCAGATAGTCCGAAGTCTGCACACCCCACTTACCCAGGATATAGCTGGTGACCCAAGCTATGAAATTAGCAAACAGAGACTCAGTATTGTCATTGGGGTGGTGGCTGGCATTATGACTGTGATTCTAATCATTTTAATTGTCATGATGGCAAGATACTGCAGGTCCAAAAGCAAAAATGGCTATGAGGCTGGCAAAAAAGACCATGAGGACTTTTTTACACCCCAGCAGCATGACAAATCTAAGAAGCctaaaaaggacaagaaaaacaaaaaatctaaacAGCCACTCTACAGCAGCATCGTCACTGTTGAAGCTTCTAAACCGAATGGACAGAGGTATGACAGTGTCAATGAGAAGCTGTCAGACAGCCCAAGCATGGGCCGATACCGATCTGTTAATGGTGGGCCTGGCAGTCCAGACCTGGCAAGGCATTACAAATCCAGTTCCCCGCTGCCTACTGTCCAGCTTCACCCCCAGTCACCAACTGCAGGGAAAAAACATCAAGCTGTACAAGATCTACCACCAGCTAACACATTTGTGGGAGCAGGAGACAACATTTCAATTGGATCAGATCACTGCTCTGAGTACAGCTGTCAAACCAGTAACAAGTACAGCAAACAG